In the genome of Leeuwenhoekiella sp. MAR_2009_132, one region contains:
- a CDS encoding GIN domain-containing protein: MKFKLLVLAVTTILTSCNAQNKIKGDKDVMSIVGKLESGINTVEIGEGIELELAQSPNNSYILTTDRNLVSVIDFKVTDSVLVIKPNMRITNAKELKVYLKLDNPQHIILKKDAEFKSPGLLEVSDFTLTAYDASRFEFKLNSDKTMFNLMGNAGGDCRLNAKNFTLKMTDRTDLKGDYNTTESTFTLDENAEFSPRGKTNTLQLTSSGKSNYKGARFESKDGYVTLSGRTATEVYAANNLKVYAQDKASVKVYGKGDIKTEALKDDASIEKK; this comes from the coding sequence ATGAAATTTAAACTACTTGTTCTTGCTGTAACTACAATTTTAACCTCGTGTAATGCGCAGAACAAAATTAAAGGAGATAAAGATGTAATGTCTATTGTGGGAAAACTGGAGTCTGGTATTAACACGGTAGAGATAGGTGAAGGTATTGAGTTAGAATTGGCACAATCGCCTAACAACAGTTACATTTTAACTACAGATCGTAATCTAGTAAGTGTAATTGATTTTAAAGTAACAGACAGCGTTTTGGTTATAAAACCTAATATGCGCATTACTAATGCTAAGGAGTTGAAAGTTTATTTAAAGCTAGATAATCCGCAACATATTATTCTTAAGAAGGATGCCGAATTTAAGTCTCCCGGGCTTCTTGAAGTTTCTGATTTTACGTTAACCGCATACGATGCTTCAAGGTTTGAATTTAAACTGAATAGCGATAAAACCATGTTTAACCTTATGGGGAATGCTGGTGGTGATTGCAGATTAAATGCTAAAAATTTCACCTTAAAAATGACCGATCGTACCGATCTTAAAGGAGATTATAATACTACCGAAAGTACTTTTACACTTGATGAAAACGCAGAGTTTTCGCCAAGAGGAAAAACAAATACGCTGCAATTAACCTCATCAGGAAAATCAAATTACAAAGGTGCTCGATTTGAATCTAAAGACGGGTACGTGACTTTAAGTGGTCGCACGGCAACTGAAGTGTATGCAGCCAATAACTTGAAAGTATATGCACAGGATAAGGCTTCTGTAAAGGTATATGGTAAAGGAGATATCAAGACCGAAGCATTAAAAGACGATGCTTCTATAGAAAAGAAATAA
- a CDS encoding YqiA/YcfP family alpha/beta fold hydrolase, which yields MTILYLHGLESKLSAAKKAILEQYATVIAPDLDYKNNPDAVQQIYEIYKTEAIDYVMGSSMGGFAAYHLGLAFNKPVLLFNPALVKRSVVQNIPDFKAPSSGFGQVVLGGKDTVVDPSDTLSFLGDQLKRGFDYHVHLRAEMSHRTPKDIFEEEVGLFFELQGIVR from the coding sequence ATGACCATACTCTACCTTCACGGACTCGAAAGCAAACTCAGTGCTGCTAAAAAGGCTATTCTTGAACAGTACGCGACTGTTATAGCGCCAGATTTAGACTATAAAAATAATCCTGATGCAGTACAGCAGATCTACGAAATCTATAAAACGGAGGCTATTGATTACGTTATGGGCAGCAGTATGGGCGGTTTTGCAGCATACCACCTGGGGCTGGCTTTCAACAAGCCTGTTTTACTGTTTAATCCTGCTTTAGTAAAGCGCTCTGTTGTTCAAAATATCCCGGACTTTAAAGCTCCGAGTTCCGGATTTGGGCAGGTGGTTTTAGGCGGTAAAGACACTGTTGTCGATCCCAGCGACACATTAAGCTTTTTAGGAGACCAACTTAAACGGGGTTTTGATTACCATGTGCATCTGCGTGCTGAAATGAGTCATCGTACACCAAAAGATATTTTTGAGGAGGAAGTAGGGTTGTTTTTTGAGTTGCAGGGGATAGTGAGATAA